The segment CGCGCGCATCGTGGACCCTGCCGCCGTCGTACGCCCACTGGCTGGAACGCTACGCGCCGATGCGCGCGTAAACGGGCAGGGAAAACCCTCGCGTTTCACGTTACGACGACATCCTGACCAGCTTCATCAACGCATCCCCTTTCGCCCTGTTGAAGGAGCGGCTCGATGAAGCTTCGTCCCCTGCTATGGGCCTTTGCGGCCACCGCCCTTGCCCTCCCTGCGGTGGGCAAGGACGTCACGCTGCTTAACGTGTCGTACGACCCCACCCGTGAGCTCTACAAGGCCGTGAACACCGCCTTCATCGCCGACTGGAAGGCCAAACACGGCGACACCGTGACCATCCAGATGTCCCACGGCGGCTCGGGCAAGCAAGCGCGCGCCGTCGTCGACGGCTTGCCCGCCGACGTCGTGACCCTCGCACTGGCCTACGACATCGACGCCATCGCCGACCGCGGCCTGCTGGCGAAGGACTGGCAGACGCGCCTGCCCGAGAACGCATCGCCCTACACCTCCACCATCGTGTTCCTGGTGCGCAAGGGCAACCCGAAGGGCATCCGCGACTGGGGCGACCTGGTCAAGACCGGCGTGCAGGTGGTCACACCAAACCCGAAGACCTCCGGCGGCGCGCGCTGGAATTTCCTCGCCGCGTGGGGTTACGCACTGAAGCTGCCCGGCGGCAACGACGATAAGGCGAAGGCCTTCGTCAAGACGCTGTTCCAGCATGTGCCCGTCCTCGATACCGGTGCGCGTGGCGCGACGAATACCTTCACCCAGCGCGGCATCGGCGATGTCCTCATCGCCTGGGAGAACGAAGCGCTGCTGGCGAAGAAAGAACCCGGCGGCGACCAGTTCGACATCGTCGTGCCGTCCATCACCATCCTGGCCGAGCCGCCGGTCGCCGTCGTCGACAGGAACGCGGCCGCACACGGCACGCGTGAGGTCGCCGACGCTTACCTGAAGTTCCTTTATTCGCCCCAGGCGCAGGACATCGAGGCACGGAATTTCTATCGCCCGCGCTCTCCCGAGGTGGCCGCGAAGTACGCCGCGCAGTTCCCGAAGGTTGCAACCTTTACCCTCGCCGAGGTGTTCGGCGACTGGCGCAAGGCCCAGGCGAAGTTCTTTGCCGAGGGCGCCCTCTTCGACCAGATCGGCCCGGGCAACTAGGCATGCGTCGGCGGGTGCTGCCCGGCTTCGGCCTGAGCCTTGGCTACACGGTCACGTACCTGGGCCTCATCGTCCTGCTGCCGCTGGCGGCCCTGGCGTGGAAGGCCTCCGATGTCGGATTTGCGGGCCTGTTGCGCCTGCTGTCATCGCCGCGCACGCTGGCCGCGCTGAAGCTCAGCTTCGGCGGCGCCCTGCTCGCCGCGACGGTGAATGTCTTCATCGGCCTGCTGGTGACCTGGGCCCTGGTTCGCTATCGCTTCCCCGGGCGCCGCGTGCTCGACGCCTTCATCGACCTGCCCTTCGCCCTGCCCACCGCCGTGGCCGGCATCGCGCTGACGGCCGTCTATGCGCCCAATGGCTGGCTGGGCCGGTGGCTGGTGCCGCTGGGCATCTCGTTCGCCTACACGCCGCTCGGCGTACTGCTGGCCATGGTGTTCGTGGGTTTCCCCTTCGTGGTGCGCACGCTGCAACCCGTGTTGCAGTCGCTCGAACAGGACGTGGAAGACGCCGCCGAAAGCCTCGGGGCGACGGGGCTGCAGACCTTCCTGCGGGTGATCCTCCCCACCCTGGTGCCGACCCTGCTCACCGGCTTCGCCCTGGCCCTCGCCCGTGCGGTGGGCGAATACGGCTCGGTGATCTTCATCGCCGGCAATATCCCGATGCGCTCGGAGATCGCGCCGCTGCTCATCGTGCAGCGGCTCGAGGAGTTCGACTACGCCACGGCGGCGGCATTGGGCGTGGTGATGCTGGCGTTCTCCCTCGTGCTGCTGGTGCTGGTGTCGGCGCTGCAGCGCTGGACCCGACGCTGGGCAGAGGTGCCGCGATGACGGCGCACGCCCCCCGCCGCCGCGTCGGCACCGGGCGACAGCTCGGCCGGCTGGCGCTGATCGTCGTCGCGTGCGTGTTCCTGTGCGTGTTCCTGCTGGTGCCGTTGGCGGCGGTGTTCGTCGAGGCCTTCCGCCAGGGCACCCACGCGTTTGTCGAAAGCCTGGACCAGCCCGAAGCCATGGCCGCCATCCTGCTGACGCTGCTCGTCGCGGCGATCACCGTGCCGCTCAACGTGGTGTTCGGCGTGGCGGCCGCGTGGGCGATGACCCGCTTCACCTTCCGCGGCAAGGCCCTGCTGGGTGCGCTTATCGATCTGCCGCTCTCCGTGTCACCGGTGGTGTCCGGCCTGCTGTACGTGCTGATGTTCGGCGCGCAGGGCTGGTTCGGCCCGTGGCTGGCGGCGCACGACATCAAGATCATCTTCGCCGTGCCCGGCCTCGTCCTCGCCACGATTTTCATCACGCTGCCGTTTGTCGCACGCGAACTGATTCCGCTGATGCAGGCGCAAGGCAGTGAAGAAGAAGAAGTGGCACGTGTGCTCGGCGCCAGCGGGCTGCAGATGTTCTTCCGGGTGACGCTGCCCAATATCCGCTGGGCGCTCCTTTACGGCGTCCTGCTCTGCAACGCGCGCGCCATGGGCGAGTTCGGTGCCGTGTCGGTGGTCTCCGGCCATATCCGCGGGCTCACCACCACCATGCCGCTGGAAGTCGAGATGCGCTACAACGAATACAACTACGTCGGAGCCTTCGCCATCGCCTCACTGCTCGCCCTGCTGGCCTTGCTGACCCTCGCCGTGAAAGCGGCCCTGGAATGGCGCTACCACAACGCCGCCGAGGGCCACCGATGACACTTGCCGTGCAAAGGCTATCGCGTCAGTTCGCCGGCCTCGCCGCGCTCGACGACGTGAGCATCGATATCGCGCCGGGCGAATTCCTCGCCCTGGTCGGGCCGTCGGGATCGGGGAAAACCACGCTACTGCGCATCTTGGCCGGCCTCGATTATCCGGATAAGGGCGGCGTCACCCAGGACGGCGAGGACTTCCTGGCGGCGAGTGCGCGCGAGCGTAACGTCGGCCTCGTCTTCCAGCATTACGCATTGTTCCGGCACCTGACGGTACGCGAGAACGTGGCGTTCGGCCTGCGGGTACGGCCGCGCAAGCGCCGGCCATCGCGCGAAGAGATCCGCACCCGCGTCGATACCCTGCTGAAACGCGTGCAGCTGGGTGACCTCGGCGGACGCTACCCCAGCCAGCTTTCCGGCGGCCAGCGCCAGCGTGTCGCCCTGGCGCGGGCGCTCGCGGTGGAACCGGATGTGCTCCTGCTCGATGAACCCTTCGGCGCCCTCGATGCGCAGGTGCGCACGGCATTGCGTCGCTGGCTGCGCGAGCTGCACGAAGAACTCGGCCTGACCACGGTGTTCGTCACCCACGACCAGGAAGAGGCGCTTGAGCTCGCCGATCGCGTCGCGGTGATGAACAAGGGGCGCATCGAGCAGGTCGGCCCGCCGCATGCGATCTACCACGACCCCGCTACGCCGTTCGTCTGCGAGTTTGTGGGGCGGACGAATCGGATCGTGCTCCAGCGTGCCGATGACGCGTGGCGTGCCGGCAGCTGGTCGACAGAAGCAGGCCCGCCAGGCAGCTCGCACCGCTCAGCCGTGGCCTACGTCAGGCCGGAACACCTCTCCCTCTCCGTGCCCGACGACGAACCCGCATGGGACGCGCGCCTGCGGCACGTCTACCTGGCAGGCAGCGTGGCCCACCTGGATATCCACGTGCCCGACATAGACCAGACGCTGGAGGTCGATATCGCCAGCGAGGACCTCGCGCGTTACGACCTCGCGCCAGGGGCGGCACTGCGTGTTGCGCCAACACGGCTGATCGCGTTTCCGGTTGAGGATGGCCCTGCCGCTTTGCCTATCGCCGGTGAGCGCTGGGTCATCCAGGGGCCCGGGCGCCCGGGTTGAATCGTCAGGCGACCAGCCGAAGCTTGAACAGCGCCGCGCCGATGATGACGACGAAGCCAACGCCCAGGGCGGCCGTCTGAAGGCGGCGCGTTTGCGGGGTTTTTGGCACGTAGCGCAACTGGGCAAAAATGAGCCCCGCTTCGATCACCGCACAGGCGATCATCAGTGCCTGGAACGGCGTGAAGTCGAATGAGAGAAACCCGGCCATCAGTGATGC is part of the Luteibacter pinisoli genome and harbors:
- a CDS encoding sulfate ABC transporter substrate-binding protein, with amino-acid sequence MKLRPLLWAFAATALALPAVGKDVTLLNVSYDPTRELYKAVNTAFIADWKAKHGDTVTIQMSHGGSGKQARAVVDGLPADVVTLALAYDIDAIADRGLLAKDWQTRLPENASPYTSTIVFLVRKGNPKGIRDWGDLVKTGVQVVTPNPKTSGGARWNFLAAWGYALKLPGGNDDKAKAFVKTLFQHVPVLDTGARGATNTFTQRGIGDVLIAWENEALLAKKEPGGDQFDIVVPSITILAEPPVAVVDRNAAAHGTREVADAYLKFLYSPQAQDIEARNFYRPRSPEVAAKYAAQFPKVATFTLAEVFGDWRKAQAKFFAEGALFDQIGPGN
- the cysT gene encoding sulfate ABC transporter permease subunit CysT, which encodes MRRRVLPGFGLSLGYTVTYLGLIVLLPLAALAWKASDVGFAGLLRLLSSPRTLAALKLSFGGALLAATVNVFIGLLVTWALVRYRFPGRRVLDAFIDLPFALPTAVAGIALTAVYAPNGWLGRWLVPLGISFAYTPLGVLLAMVFVGFPFVVRTLQPVLQSLEQDVEDAAESLGATGLQTFLRVILPTLVPTLLTGFALALARAVGEYGSVIFIAGNIPMRSEIAPLLIVQRLEEFDYATAAALGVVMLAFSLVLLVLVSALQRWTRRWAEVPR
- the cysW gene encoding sulfate ABC transporter permease subunit CysW: MTAHAPRRRVGTGRQLGRLALIVVACVFLCVFLLVPLAAVFVEAFRQGTHAFVESLDQPEAMAAILLTLLVAAITVPLNVVFGVAAAWAMTRFTFRGKALLGALIDLPLSVSPVVSGLLYVLMFGAQGWFGPWLAAHDIKIIFAVPGLVLATIFITLPFVARELIPLMQAQGSEEEEVARVLGASGLQMFFRVTLPNIRWALLYGVLLCNARAMGEFGAVSVVSGHIRGLTTTMPLEVEMRYNEYNYVGAFAIASLLALLALLTLAVKAALEWRYHNAAEGHR
- a CDS encoding sulfate/molybdate ABC transporter ATP-binding protein, with the translated sequence MTLAVQRLSRQFAGLAALDDVSIDIAPGEFLALVGPSGSGKTTLLRILAGLDYPDKGGVTQDGEDFLAASARERNVGLVFQHYALFRHLTVRENVAFGLRVRPRKRRPSREEIRTRVDTLLKRVQLGDLGGRYPSQLSGGQRQRVALARALAVEPDVLLLDEPFGALDAQVRTALRRWLRELHEELGLTTVFVTHDQEEALELADRVAVMNKGRIEQVGPPHAIYHDPATPFVCEFVGRTNRIVLQRADDAWRAGSWSTEAGPPGSSHRSAVAYVRPEHLSLSVPDDEPAWDARLRHVYLAGSVAHLDIHVPDIDQTLEVDIASEDLARYDLAPGAALRVAPTRLIAFPVEDGPAALPIAGERWVIQGPGRPG